In a genomic window of Labeo rohita strain BAU-BD-2019 chromosome 20, IGBB_LRoh.1.0, whole genome shotgun sequence:
- the si:dkey-5n18.1 gene encoding complement C1q-like protein 4: MAKHWIAVLLTLLSLTKAGFGETLPSTCRIVCDPSSDRSNDQKNGFVIPLTPSAAGPPGPPGPPGKAGPPGLRGPSAIGSASKGGVAFSAALQNAISKNEVIKFNDVITNVGGGYDSSTGTFTCKSEGVYYFIFNIVKTGQNLRVDLVLNDQKIVASAVAVDVLHADTATNNVVLQLKAGDRLYVRLNNSDLSKKDSQSRFTIFSGYLLYEN, from the exons ATGGCCAAGCACTGGATAGCGGTTCTCCTCACACTTCTGTCTTTGACCAAAGCAGGTTTTGGTGAGACCCTCCCTAGCACCTGCAGGATCGTGTGTGACCCTTCCTCAGATCGTTCTAATGACCAGAAAAATGGCTTTGTCATCCCGCTCACCCCCTCTGCAGCAGGCCCTCCTGGTCCACCTGGACCTCCAGGTAAAGCAGGTCCTCCGGGGCTACGTGGACCCTCAGCTATAGGCTCGGCAAGTAAGGGAGGTGTCGCGTTCAGCGCTGCACTGCAGAACGCTATCAGCAAGAATGAGGTGATAAAGTTTAACGATGTGATTACTAACGTGGGAGGTGGTTATGACTCCTCGACCGGGACTTTCACCTGTAAGTCAGAGGGAGTGTACTACTTCATCTTTAACATTGTGAAGACTGGCCAAAACCTTCGAGTGGACTTGGTTCTTAATGACCAAAAG ATTGTGGCGAGTGCGGTGGCAGTGGACGTCCTTCATGCAGATACTGCAACCAACAATGTAGTGCTGCAGCTAAAAGCTGGAGACCGGCTGTATGTTCGGCTGAACAACAGTGATCTAAGCAAGAAGGACTCGCAAAGCCGCTTTACTATCTTCTCCGGTTATTTGCTATATGAGAACTGA